Proteins encoded together in one Catellatospora citrea window:
- the ilvD gene encoding dihydroxy-acid dehydratase, with amino-acid sequence MPELRSRTSTHGRTMAGARALWRATGMTDSDFGKPIIAVANSYTQFVPGHVHLKDLGGLVSDAIAEAGGVGREFNTIAVDDGIAMGHGGMLYSLPSRELIADAVEYMVNAHCADALVCISNCDKITPGMLLAALRLNIPTVFVSGGPMEAGKTVAVEGVVHTKLDLIDAMIAASNDAVSDEQLGQIERSACPTCGSCSGMFTANSMNCLTEAIGLALPGNGSTLATHAARKALFEQAGSLIVDLCKRYYDGDDASVLPRAIATREAFENAVALDVAMGGSTNTVLHLLAAAREAELDFGVADIDAVSRRVPCLAKVAPNSQQYHMEDVHRAGGIPALLGELNRAGLLHTGVHAVHSPDLAGWLSDWDIRSGATLPEAEQLFHAAPGGVRTTQPFSTENVWSTLDTDAANGCIRDLAHAYSVDGGLAILFGNLAPDGAVVKTAGVSEENLRFTGPAKVYESQDDAVTAILGGDIVAGDVVVIRYEGPRGGPGMQEMLYPTSFLKGRGLGKACALITDGRFSGGTSGLSIGHVSPEAAGGGLIALVENGDTIAIDIPARSMVLEVPEQVLAERRIVQDKREKPYTPVDRQRPVSAALRAYASMATSASDGAYRLVP; translated from the coding sequence ATGCCCGAGCTGCGTTCCCGCACCTCCACTCACGGCCGCACCATGGCCGGCGCCCGCGCGCTGTGGCGTGCCACCGGTATGACCGACAGCGATTTCGGTAAGCCGATCATCGCCGTCGCGAACAGCTACACCCAGTTCGTGCCTGGGCACGTACACCTCAAGGACCTCGGCGGCCTGGTCTCCGACGCGATCGCCGAGGCCGGCGGGGTCGGCCGCGAGTTCAACACGATCGCCGTCGACGACGGCATCGCCATGGGCCACGGCGGCATGCTCTACTCGCTGCCCAGCCGCGAGCTGATCGCCGACGCGGTCGAGTACATGGTGAACGCGCACTGCGCCGACGCGCTGGTCTGCATCTCCAATTGCGACAAGATCACGCCCGGCATGCTGCTGGCCGCGCTGCGCCTGAACATCCCCACCGTGTTCGTCTCCGGCGGCCCGATGGAGGCCGGCAAGACGGTCGCCGTCGAGGGCGTCGTGCACACCAAGCTCGACCTGATCGACGCGATGATCGCCGCGTCCAACGACGCGGTCAGCGACGAGCAGCTCGGCCAGATCGAGCGGTCCGCCTGCCCGACCTGCGGCTCCTGCTCCGGCATGTTCACCGCCAACTCAATGAACTGCCTCACCGAGGCGATCGGCCTGGCGCTGCCCGGCAACGGTTCCACGCTGGCCACCCACGCCGCCCGCAAGGCCCTGTTCGAGCAGGCCGGCTCGCTGATCGTCGACCTGTGCAAGCGCTACTACGACGGCGACGACGCCTCCGTGCTGCCCCGCGCCATCGCCACCCGCGAGGCGTTCGAGAACGCGGTCGCGCTCGACGTCGCCATGGGCGGCTCCACCAACACGGTGCTGCACCTGCTGGCCGCCGCCCGCGAGGCGGAGCTGGACTTCGGCGTGGCCGACATCGACGCCGTCTCCCGGCGGGTGCCGTGCCTGGCCAAGGTCGCGCCGAACAGCCAGCAGTACCACATGGAGGACGTGCACCGGGCCGGCGGCATTCCCGCCCTGCTGGGCGAGCTCAACCGAGCCGGCCTGCTGCACACCGGCGTGCACGCGGTGCACTCGCCGGACCTGGCGGGCTGGCTGTCCGATTGGGACATCCGTAGCGGCGCTACGCTGCCCGAGGCCGAGCAGCTGTTCCACGCCGCGCCGGGCGGGGTGCGCACGACGCAGCCGTTCAGCACCGAGAACGTGTGGTCCACGCTGGACACCGACGCGGCCAACGGCTGCATCCGGGACCTGGCTCATGCGTACTCCGTCGACGGCGGCCTGGCCATCCTCTTCGGCAACCTGGCCCCGGACGGCGCGGTCGTGAAGACCGCGGGCGTGTCCGAGGAGAACCTGCGCTTCACCGGCCCGGCGAAGGTGTACGAGTCGCAGGACGACGCGGTCACCGCCATCCTGGGCGGCGACATCGTGGCCGGCGACGTGGTCGTGATCCGCTACGAGGGCCCGCGCGGCGGTCCCGGCATGCAGGAGATGCTCTACCCGACCTCGTTCCTCAAGGGCCGGGGCCTGGGCAAGGCCTGCGCGCTGATCACCGACGGACGCTTCTCCGGCGGCACCAGCGGCCTGTCCATCGGGCACGTGTCGCCCGAGGCGGCCGGCGGCGGCCTCATCGCGCTGGTCGAGAACGGCGACACCATCGCCATCGACATCCCCGCGCGATCGATGGTCCTGGAGGTCCCTGAGCAGGTGCTGGCCGAGAGGCGTATCGTTCAGGACAAGCGGGAAAAACCGTACACCCCGGTCGACCGGCAGCGTCCGGTGAGCGCGGCCCTGCGGGCGTACGCGTCGATGGCCACGAGCGCCAGCGACGGCGCCTACCGCCTGGTCCCGTAA